One window of Camelina sativa cultivar DH55 chromosome 4, Cs, whole genome shotgun sequence genomic DNA carries:
- the LOC104783237 gene encoding uncharacterized protein LOC104783237 isoform X1, producing MPATTSHDAISPVTDPIDNLPLRQLRSEIVPPAPTRSQSSIDWLPDFAGYSWLAYGASTLLVISHLPSPLRGDDSTTAPFFRQILEVSGDVSSPVTSVSWSPVTPSLGELAVGSGNYIYLFALDLNGSFCWSQNSILVQDTKVEAIEWTGSGDGIIVGGTDIVLWKKRNQSWEIAWKFSGDHLQDLVSSTWSFEGPFATATSWSKFPAECDKAGKIVLAYYSDGVSYHKFELPHPQRISMIQWRPMAAEQSAIGIGKSLRNVLMTCCLDGAVRLWIEVDGGKTKKGMKDVSDHKKSFCVAAVIEINHVLDGFLGRDIFLFWGTRTGGILKTIEGTNQYFSMEKYDHEIVGKCEWLVGYGPGNLATLWAVHCLDDVSPMRFPRVTLWAREESREIGSGSLSLANAIGSSDRLPLKKVSLLRNNLYSTPLICSSIYLSRQNTVYWSSLHTIKSHDPEDPSAKKSSLLKCINGKLLYLDGHGGKILQVAFDPFICEAGYTASLDSNGLIIIWSSSAHLNHAIDHPISVSSWKPCGRLQNQELRLKYTCLCWAPSSLKDERFLLAGHVGGVDCFSVRNCGKDDNGYLTHYICTIPFAVKSPLQSGPTSIFARTLSNSCGKTFKSNRFLLLSVWMKEKRFDALSWSVTLHHFDVAGSTCDCHFHDFDSIGLGKWLFKDNFAGKTNCIAVRSCSSEIPESHRDNEVTSFAVVKSGRALENDVNSESQGYTMATGQADGSLKLWRSSLQESSTPSLPWELVGMLTIGQNPVSAISLTDSGHKIAAVCTENHSKAVRTISIWEIRHLVDSGVFILEHTSHFDAEVVAVRWSTTGNDQLLLGVCTEKEMRVYGIARQPCKSTNLPVSDFSSEAQIWQCFAVTRTFSGIHDLWWGSIAKTCLVHNDYISLHGQWLAVVDEKRRINDYPHIFSANLPNLVYATEEGRDSELLSNSRTNDIKEPDTASISRGCIPQLSTSNATDDGQVKSMSLIGTAYGSDTINDITSMGHIVEKLGGALPLNHPQALLVAIRSGNWKRASAALRHLAEYNSSSDASEKGAVKSVLCPDVLLSIYYEGSLSNGPNRKDFQWGGTSGSVIQNSQSQSGLQSSGFFNMESYSPNSSYSSPATDLPFSGFCEQLKKLSDEGNISRIEKLQYFAIVDLLCEISNPHSTSVYASLDEAGRRFWVSLRFKQLFVARSSGETSSLEEVDVDSSMIGWAFHSESKENLSGSLLPNESSWQQMRSLGFGFWYSNVAQLRLRMEKLARQQYLKKKNPRDCALLYIALNRVQVLAGLFKLSKDEKDKPLVVFLSRNFQEEKNKAAALKNAYVLMGKHQLELAMGFFLLGGEASSAINVCVKNLQDEQLALVICRLVDGQGGALENNLINKYILPSAVQRGDFWLSSILKWQLGEYHQSILAVAGCLGNPVTRSSTVSSNHISFVDPSIGLYCLMLATKNSVKNALGEKSASTLSRWATLMAATAFSRCGLPLEALECLSTSAIGHGGTHHQTGVPSNGQLRTPEDVLEHSVPHSSNWLSSGISSTMDTHFKLGLAVQFLSRLLREATAPLMNSEIVLCEKLSRFQHKLQTALEQFYQRFSLSSSYLREMIILSAYNRGLLSMGHNIFQENSSSGLSDDKSHTDEDLIQYSALPKLILKATEEKSFELARIIAACSVTCLHSMPCFEENKVSSGPEPKWSNALRFHFQGILESFSSLRTSIRLCLGSSVVDLETRLTVVLDLVEYCSRLAIAWVLGDVNCLFRMVQPLTIAYFHGHMPYEVDLESMKRVYHHEASVSVPDASDVEVNSKVSRDVENNKVGYPVYSIPEDERRLVTQACFWKHVSDFVKHKLVSVSINVDGGIPNSGSSENFDAQASLDSSDDIVGVTEKIMSVLGKTLINTLDQLSSYHVKQLVLVLKQKIEKRIQVPTLLWLLECGKSQANFRNRDIPDARIENEDNGDLAVTVRFWNLCVDPHLLYEAFLLENFDISEWSKSKPLEDWSDMYREVTRKNGLDMPCNQDGRSSNDVASLASHASNSSQKAAITASENSAFQNPKEIHKRTGELIEALCINAINHRQAALASNRKGIIFFNLEDGGSCTNQSDYIWSNADWPHNGWANSESTPVPTCVSLGVGLGDKKGAHLGLGGATVGVVSLSKRGKNHRVPGYTGLGVSGLGWETQEEFEQFIDPPPTVETVITRAFSSHPTLSLFLVGSSNTHIYLWEFGKDRATATYGVLPAANVPPPYALASISAVQFGPCGHRFASAALDGTVCTWQSEVGGRSNIHPVESSLCFNGHASDVEYISSSGSIVAASGYSSSGANVVVWDTLAPPSTSQASINCHEGGARSISVFDNDIGSGSISPMIVTGGKNGDVGLHDFRYIATGKMKKQRNPDGRSSTDGDQNKNGMLWYIPKAHLGSVTKISTIPHTSLFLTGSKDGEVKLWDAKAAKLIHHWPKLHERHTFLQPNSRGYGGIIRAGVTDIQVCPNGFITCGGDGTVKFVSLRDSYDDGK from the exons ATGCCGGCGACGACGAGTCACGACGCGATCTCACCGGTCACAGATCCGATCGATAATTTGCCTCTCCGGCAACTCAGATCGGAGATCGTTCCACCGGCTCCGACTCGATCTCAGTCTTCTATCGACTGGCTTCCCGACTTCGCTGGTTACTCATGGCTTGCTTACGGAGCTTCCACTCTCCTCGTTATCTCTCATCTACCTTCTCCTCTCCGCGGCGACGATTCCACGACCGCACCATTTTTCCGTCAGATTCTAGAGGTTTCCGGCGATGTTTCGTCTCCAGTTACTTCCGTTTCTTGGTCTCCTGTAACGCCGTCTCTTGGCGAGCTCGCTGTTGGCTCTGGGAACTATATCTACCTATTCGCGCTTGATTTGAATG GTTCTTTTTGTTGGAGTCAGAATTCCATATTGGTGCAAGACACAAAAGTTGAAGCGATTGAGTGGACAGGATCCGGAGATGGGATCATAGTTGGTGGAACTGATATCGTTCTGTGGAAGAAAAGGAACCAATCTTGGGAAATAGCTTGGAAGTTCTCGGGGGATCACCTTCAAGATCTGGTTTCCTCCACTTGGTCGTTTGAGGGTCCTTTTGCGACAGCAACGTCTTGGAGCAAGTTTCCAGCTGAGTGTGACAAGGCAGGTAAAATTGTCTTGGCCTATTATAGTGACGGAGTATCATATCATAAATTCGAATTGCCTCATCCTCAGAGAATATCCATGATCCAGTGGAGACCGATGGCTGCAGAACAGTCTGCAATAGGTATAGGGAAATCATTGAGGAATGTGCTAATGACATGTTGCTTGGATGGGGCAGTAAGGTTATGGATTGAGGTAGATGGTGGAAAGACGAAAAAGGGCATGAAAGATGTATCTGATCATAAGAAATCATTTTGCGTGGCAGCTGTAATAGAGATAAATCACGTCTTGGATGGCTTTTTGGGCAgagatatatttcttttttggggaACTCGTACAGGGGGTATATTGAAAACCATTGAAGGtactaatcaatatttttccatGGAAAAATATGATCATGAAATAGTTGGCAAGTGTGAGTGGTTGGTAGGGTACGGCCCTGGAAATTTGGCTACTCTGTGGGCTGTCCATTGTCTTGATGACGTTTCTCCTATGAGGTTTCCCCGAGTAACATTGTGGGCGAGAGAAGAATCACGTGAAATCGGTTCAGGATCACTCTCTCTAGCAAATGCTATAGGTTCTTCTGATCGATTACCCCTGAAGAAAGTTTCTCTATTGAGAAATAACCTTTATAGCACACCACTTATCTGCTCGTCGATTTATTTGTCTCGGCAGAATACTGTGTATTGGTCTTCCTTGCACACAATAAAATCACATGACCCAGAAGATCCATCCGCAAAGAAATCCAGTTTATTGAAGTGCATTAATGGAAAATTATTATATCTTGATGGTCATGGTGGGAAAATCCTACAGGTTGCCTTTGATCCTTTCATATGTGAGGCAGGGTACACTGCTTCCCTGGATTCTAATGGTTTGATAATAATCTGGTCCTCTAGTGCTCATTTGAACCATGCTATTGACCATCCTATTTCAGTTTCCTCTTGGAAACCTTGTGGACGGCTACAGAATCAAGAGTTAAGATTAAAGTACACATGTTTATGCTGGGCACCTTCGTCATTGAAAGATGAGAGATTTCTACTTGCGGGGCATGTAGGAGGGGTTGATTGCTTTAGTGTAAGGAATTGTGGGAAAGATGATAATGGTTATCTGACCCATTACATATGTACCATTCCGTTTGCAGTAAAGAGCCCTTTGCAGAGTGGTCCGACCAGTATATTTGCAAGAACTCTATCTAATTCTTGTGGAAAGACATTCAAAAGTAACAGATTTTTGCTACTGAGTGTATGGATGAAAGAAAAACGGTTTGATGCTCTGTCATGGAGTGTAACCTTGCATCATTTTGATGTAGCAGGAAGTACCTGCGATTGTCATTTTCATGATTTTGATAGTATTGGATTAGGAAAGTGGTTATTCAAAGATAATTTTGCTGGTAAGACGAATTGCATTGCTGTTAGATCATGCTCTTCAGAAATACCTGAATCTCACCGTGACAATGAAGTTACGAGTTTTGCTGTGGTCAAAAGTGGTAGGGCTCTAGAGAATGACGTGAACAGTGAAAGTCAAGGTTATACTATGGCAACTGGTCAAGCTGATGGCTCTTTAAAACTTTGGAGAAGTAGTTTACAGGAAAGTTCAACACCTTCCCTTCCGTGGGAGCTTGTTGGCATGCTTACCATTGGCCAAAATCCTGTCAGTGCTATATCTCTGACTGATTCGGGACACAAGATAGCAGCCGTCTGTACAGAGAATCATTCAAAAGCTGTCCGCACAATTAGTATATGGGAGATTAGACACCTTGTAGATTCAGGGGTTTTCATACTAGAGCATACGTCACATTTTGATGCAGAGGTTGTTGCTGTAAGATGGTCAACTACGGGTAATGATCAGCTATTGCTTGGAGTTTGCACAGAGAAGGAGATGCGGGTGTATGGTATTGCTCGGCAACCCTGCAAAAGTACCAATTTACCGGTCTCTGATTTTTCTTCAGAGGCACAGATTTGGCAATGCTTCGCTGTTACTCGTACTTTTTCTGGTATACATGATTTATGGTGGGGATCCATAGCGAAGACTTGCCTTGTTCATAATGATTATATTAGTCTACATGGTCAATGGCTGGCTGTTGTTGATGAGAAGCGAAGGATCAATGACTATCCACACATATTTTCAGCCAATCTTCCCAACCTAGTTTATGCTACAGAAGAAGGCAGAGACTCTGAATTGTTATCTAATTCTCGTACTAATGATATTAAAGAACCTGATACTGCATCTATTAGCAGAGGATGTATTCCTCAACTTTCAACTAGTAATGCAACTGATGACGGGCAAGTCAAAAGTATGTCGTTGATTGGGACCGCATATGGTTCAGATACTATTAATGACATTACAAGCATGGGACATATAGTGGAGAAGTTAGGAGGTGCCTTACCACTTAATCACCCTCAAGCCCTTCTTGTAGCTATACGTTCAG GCAATTGGAAACGAGCAAGTGCAGCTCTAAGGCATCTTGCTGAATATAACAGTTCGAGTGATGCCTCCGAGAAGGGTGCTGTAAAGTCAGTTCTTTGTCCAGATGTCCTTTTGTCAATATATTATGAAGGGTCTCTCTCCAATGGCCCAAATCGTAAGGATTTCCAATGGGGTGGGACATCTGGTTCAGTGATACAGAATTCACAGTCTCAGTCAGGGTTGCAGTCATCTGGTTTCTTTAATATGGAATCTTATAGTCCCAACAGTAGTTACAGTTCACCTGCAACAGACTTGCCATTTAGTGGCTTCTGCGAGCAGCTGAAGAAGTTATCAGATGAAGGAAATATTTCCAGGATAGAAAAATTGCAATATTTTGCAATTGTTGACCTTCTTTGTGAAATAAGTAACCCACATTCTACATCTGTCTATGCAAGTCTTGATGAAGCTGGGAGAAG ATTTTGGGTCTCACTTAGGTTTAAACAGCTATTCGTAGCTCGAAGTTCTGGGGAAACATCATCTTTGGAAGAGGTGGATGTTGACTCTAGTATGATAGGATGGGCTTTTCACTCAGAGTCCAAAGAAAATTTATCTGGTTCTCTTTTACCCAATGAATCATCATGGCAACAAATGCGATCACTGGGTTTTGGCTTTTGGTATTCAAATGTAGCACAACTGCGTTTACGA ATGGAGAAACTGGCCCGACAGCAATACCTGAAGAAAAAGAATCCTAGAGATTGTGCGCTTCTCTATATAGCTTTAAATAGAGTTCAAGTTTTGGCTGGTCTTTTCAAATTAAGCAAAGATGAGAAAGATAAACCCTTGGTGGTTTTTCTTTCACGCAATTTTCAG GAGGAGAAAAATAAGGCAGCAGCCTTGAAAAATGCATATGTGCTGATGGGTAAACACCAACTGGAGCTGGCGATGGGTTTCTTTCTCCTTGGAGGTGAAGCTTCATCTGCAATAAATGTTTGTGTGAAAAATCTTCAGGACGAGCAGCTTGCTCTCGTAATTTGCCGGCTTGTTGATGGGCAAGGTGGGGCCCTGGaaaataatcttataaataaatatatacttcCATCTGCTGTTCAAAGAGGAGATTTTTGGCTATCAAGCATTCTTAAG TGGCAATTAGGAGAGTACCACCAGTCAATTCTTGCTGTGGCTGGATGTTTAGGGAACCCTGTTACTCGGAGCTCCACCGTTTCTTCAAATCACATCTCGTTTGTGGATCCTAGTATTGGCCTTTACTGCCTCATGTTGGCAACCAAAAATAGTGTGAAGAACGCACTGGGGGAAAAAAGTGCTTCAACTCTTAGTAGATGGGCAACCTTGATGGCTGCTACCGCCTTCAGCAGATGTGGGCTCCCG CTCGAGGCGTTAGAATGTCTTTCAACATCTGCCATTGGTCATGGTGGTACCCATCATCAGACTGGCGTTCCAAGTAACGGTCAGTTGCGTACACCAGAAGATGTTCTTGAGCATTCTGTTCCTCATTCGTCGAATTGGCTATCAAGCGGTATTTCATCTACTATGGACACTCATTTTAAATTGGGTTTAGCGGTCCAGTTCCTCTCAAGGCTCTTACGGGAAGCAACTGCACCGTTAATGAATTCTGAAATTGTTTTGTGTGAGAAACTCTCACGATTTCAGCATAAGCTCCAAACAGCTTTGGAGCAATTTTACCAAAGATTTTCCCTGTCTTCATCTTACCTACGTGAAATG ATTATTTTGTCAGCATACAACCGTGGGTTACTATCCATGGGACACAATATATTTCAGGAAAATAGTTCCTCAGGACTCTCGGACGACAAGTCTCACACAGATGAAGATCTCATCCAATATTCAGCTTTACCTAAATTGATTCTAAAAGCGACTGAAGAGAAATCATTTGAATTAGCACGTATCATTGCTGCGTGCAGTGTCACTTGCTTACACTCAATGCCATGCTTTGAGGAAAACAAGGTGTCATCTGGACCTGAACCAAAGTGGTCCAATGCTTTGCGATTTCACTTTCAGGGAATTCTGGAATCGTTCTCTAGTTTAAGAACATCTATAAGGCTGTGCTTGGGCTCCTCTGTGGTAGACCTGGAAACAAGACTCACAGTTGTTCTTGATTTAGTCGAATATTGCTCGAGACTCGCAATAGCTTGGGTTCTGGGAGATGTAAATTGTCTCTTTCGAATGGTTCAGCCCCTTACGATAGCATATTTTCATGGGCATATGCCTTATGAGGTTGACCTGGAAAGCATGAAGAGAGTATACCACCATGAAGCCTCTGTTAGTGTTCCAGATGCATCAGATGTAGAGGTTAATTCTAAGGTCAGCAGAGATGTTGAAAATAACAAAGTTGGCTATCCAGTGTACTCAATTCCAGAAGATGAAAGACGTCTTGTAACACAAGCATGTTTCTGGAAGCATGTTTCAGACTTCGTGAAACATAAGCTGGTATCTGTTTCGATCAATGTGGATGGTGGTATCCCGAATAGTGGTTCCTCTGAAAATTTTGATGCTCAGGCATCATTGGACTCCAGTGATGACATTGTAGGCGTAACAGAGAAGATAATGTCTGTTCTGGGAAAAACACTGATTAACACCCTTGATCAACTCTCTTCCTATCATGTCAAACAACTAGTATTGGTCTTGAAACAGAAAATAGAGAAGAGAATTCAGGTTCCTACCTTGTTATGGCTGCTCGAATGTGGGAAATCACAAGCAAATTTTCGTAATCGGGATATCCCAGATGCACGTATAGAGAATGAAGACAACGGCGACCTAGCTGTTACTGTGAGGTTCTGGAATCTTTGTGTCGATCCTCATTTACTGTACGAAGCTTTCTTGCTAGAAAATTTTGACATATCTGAGTGGTCAAAATCCAAACCACTGGAAGATTGGAGCGATATGTACAGAGAAGTTACCAGGAAGAATGGGCTCGACATGCCATGCAATCAAGATGGTCGGAGTAGTAATGATGTGGCTTCTCTTGCAAGCCACGCTTCAAATTCTTCACAGAAAGCTGCAATAACTGCCAGTGAAAACTCTGCTTTCCAGAACCCCAAAGAAATCCATAAGAGGACCGGGGAGCTTATAGAG GCCCTTTGTATCAATGCCATCAACCATCGGCAAGCTGCATTAGCTAGCAACCGCAAG GGCATAATTTTCTTTAACCTAGAAGATGGTGGTTCCTGCACAAACCAGTCAGACTATATCTGGTCAAATGCTGACTGGCCACATAACGGTTGGGCTAACTCTGAGTCAACTCCAGTTCCAACATGTGTCTCACTTGGTGTTGGTCTTGGGGACAAGAAAGGAGCACACCTTGGGTTAGGCGGGGCCACTGTTGGAGTTGTTTCTCTTTCCAAGCGTGGGAAAAATCACAGAGTTCCGGGTTACACGGGCTTAGGAGTCTCTGGTCTAGGTTGGGAAACTCAAGAAGAATTTGAACAGTTTATTGATCCTCCTCCAACAGTTGAAACTGTTATTACGAGAGCATTCTCCAGTCACCCAACATTGTCTCTCTTCTTGGTTGGCTCGAGCAACACACACATTTACTTGTGGGAG TTTGGAAAAGACAGAGCCACTGCAACTTATGGTGTTCTGCCTGCTGCAAATGTTCCTCCACCATATGCTTTGGCGTCAATATCAGCGGTGCAATTCGGTCCATGCGGACACCGATTTGCTAGCGCTGCACTGGATGGAACTGTATGCACTTGGCAATCAGAAGTTGGAGGAAGAAGCAATATCCATCCTGTTGAGTCATCTCTTTGCTTCAATGGCCATGCATC AGATGTAGAATATATTAGTTCGAGTGGATCCATTGTTGCAGCCTCAGGATATAGCTCAAGTGGTGCAAACGTCGTTGTATGGGATACTCTAGCTCCGCCTTCAACCTCCCAGGCATCTATCAATTGTCATGAAG GTGGTGCACGCTCTATCTCAGTATTCGATAATGACATTGGTAGTGGCTCAATTTCTCCTATGATTGTGACTGGTGGCAAAAACGGTGATGTTGGTTTGCACGATTTCCGGTATATTGCAACCggaaagatgaagaagcaaaGGAACCCTGACGGAAGATCGTCGACTGATGGAGATCAAAACAAGAATGGCATGCTTTGGTATATACCAAAGGCTCACTTAG GGAGTGTGACGAAAATATCGACAATCCCTCACACAAGTCTGTTCTTGACGGGAAGCAAAGATGGAGAAGTTAAACTGTGGGATGCGAAAGCAGCAAAGTTGATACATCATTGGCCGAAACTACACGAAAGACACACTTTTCTGCAGCCAAACTCTAGAGGCTACGGTGGAATCATCCGG GCTGGGGTGACTGACATACAAGTTTGTCCGAATGGATTTATAACGTGCGGTGGTGATGGCACGGTGAAGTTCGTCAGCCTCAGAGATTCCTATGACGATGGTAAATAA